From one Pseudomonas fluorescens genomic stretch:
- the ihfB gene encoding integration host factor subunit beta — protein sequence MTKSELIERIVTHQGLLSSKDVELAIKTMLEQMSQCLATGDRIEIRGFGSFSLHYRAPRVGRNPKTGQSVSLDGKFVPHFKPGKELRDRVNEEEGSGEHEGEVRA from the coding sequence ATGACGAAGTCGGAGCTGATCGAACGTATTGTCACCCATCAAGGGCTGCTCTCATCCAAGGATGTCGAGCTGGCCATCAAGACCATGCTTGAGCAAATGTCCCAGTGCCTGGCCACTGGCGACCGCATCGAAATCCGCGGCTTCGGCAGCTTCTCCCTGCATTACCGCGCCCCCCGCGTAGGTCGCAACCCGAAAACCGGGCAGTCCGTCAGCCTGGATGGCAAGTTTGTGCCACACTTCAAGCCGGGGAAGGAATTGCGGGATCGGGTTAATGAGGAAGAGGGTAGTGGCGAGCATGAAGGAGAGGTCCGTGCATAA
- a CDS encoding DUF1049 domain-containing protein, giving the protein MHKLSRLLVVVLLAMLAVVTVTFILENQQEVTLSFISYSLPALPVAALLVAALVAGLSAGPLLVLMIAWCARGSRKKQFLTK; this is encoded by the coding sequence GTGCATAAATTGAGCCGTCTGTTGGTCGTCGTGCTGCTGGCGATGCTCGCTGTAGTTACCGTGACGTTCATCCTGGAAAACCAGCAAGAAGTAACGCTATCTTTTATTAGCTATTCTCTTCCGGCGTTGCCTGTGGCGGCGTTACTGGTGGCTGCGCTTGTAGCTGGTCTGTCGGCGGGTCCTTTGTTGGTGTTGATGATTGCCTGGTGCGCCCGCGGGAGCCGTAAGAAACAGTTTTTGACTAAGTGA
- a CDS encoding Wzz/FepE/Etk N-terminal domain-containing protein: MTRDQERLVQSNEIDFLDLIQGLWQRKLLMFGTAIVVFLAAVAYVLVSSPVYQAKVFVQPPTQNDIAYLNYGRGNDVGLELFSVKDVYEVFLRHLQSESLRRSFFQTVYLPTLPEAQRKGSQDELYARFGKLLSVSLENKEAPTRFSITANLLSPQQAVDWVASYAQLAGDRAKQEVLKNAKSDALVKANNLQRQISAARESTRKQREDEIVQLKEALLIAKSIGLEKPPIISDSLSTEVSAKMDGSLIYMRGSKALEAEIKNLQDRQSDDPFIASLRVQQSALSFYNDLSIDPALVAVYRQDGVVELPDQPVRPQKLLIVVLGLVLGLILGGIVALMHYLYAQAMHHKRQN; this comes from the coding sequence ATGACCCGTGATCAAGAGCGTTTAGTTCAGAGTAATGAAATCGATTTTCTTGATTTGATTCAAGGCCTATGGCAGCGCAAGCTTTTGATGTTTGGCACCGCTATAGTGGTTTTTCTCGCCGCCGTCGCTTACGTGCTAGTTTCTTCGCCGGTTTATCAAGCAAAGGTTTTTGTCCAGCCCCCTACTCAGAATGACATTGCCTATCTCAACTATGGGCGTGGCAATGATGTTGGCTTAGAACTGTTTTCCGTCAAGGATGTCTACGAGGTTTTCCTCAGGCATCTACAATCTGAATCCTTGCGTCGAAGCTTCTTCCAGACTGTGTATTTGCCCACGTTGCCAGAAGCGCAGCGTAAAGGCTCTCAAGATGAGCTGTACGCCCGATTTGGCAAGCTGCTATCTGTAAGTCTTGAGAACAAGGAGGCGCCAACGCGCTTTTCGATCACCGCCAATCTGCTTAGCCCGCAACAGGCCGTGGACTGGGTGGCTAGTTACGCCCAACTAGCCGGAGATCGGGCAAAGCAGGAGGTGTTGAAAAATGCCAAGAGCGATGCGTTGGTGAAAGCAAACAACTTGCAGCGGCAGATCTCGGCAGCGCGAGAAAGCACTCGTAAGCAGCGCGAAGACGAAATTGTTCAGCTCAAGGAAGCCCTGCTGATTGCGAAATCCATAGGCCTGGAAAAACCGCCAATAATTTCTGACAGCCTGTCGACAGAAGTTTCTGCGAAGATGGACGGTTCGTTGATTTACATGCGAGGGAGCAAAGCTCTGGAAGCCGAGATCAAAAACCTGCAGGATCGTCAGTCGGATGATCCATTCATTGCAAGCCTCAGGGTGCAGCAGTCAGCGCTTTCGTTCTACAACGATTTAAGCATCGACCCTGCCTTGGTGGCGGTTTACAGGCAGGACGGCGTTGTCGAATTGCCCGATCAGCCTGTCCGTCCGCAGAAGCTGTTGATCGTCGTACTTGGATTGGTACTTGGTCTGATTTTGGGCGGGATTGTAGCTCTCATGCATTACCTATACGCCCAAGCCATGCATCACAAGCGCCAAAACTGA
- a CDS encoding Wzz/FepE/Etk N-terminal domain-containing protein has product MTSISRVPHVVAHDETDLIAMIQSIWRQKKLIASAALLVGVIAGGYAFLTTPEYEVGTVLRPAALNDLDALNRSEVYSLPPGGALVRVGAALDSYETRLNYFRANPDLFTAFGRPGQTPEQVFAEFNRSSLKLVQPDPNKADLLSSFIGLQMRYPKGVKGEEILNGFVQYAIENERKQIADDLKVIIGNRLAEVDAKLAAARAAYESSKDSKIAVLLESDNLKRAQLVDELKALRVQLKIQRDDRVAQLDEAINIARSLGLKKPSTPSSMASESPSNGNIIRTEVNNQQFPLYFMGADALEAERRVLRQRTSDDFSDPRVAQIRKELLLLTTNREVQVLRQRENEDVFLKGIESLRAERIRLMNIGTDMQHLSLVNIDQRAIEPVSPIKPNKALLIALGLFIGGLLGMMVAIFRHFAVLRRMRELPAAPQVLSQVIVNEPSQGIKGPASNAL; this is encoded by the coding sequence GTGACCAGCATTTCTCGCGTACCTCATGTTGTTGCCCACGACGAAACTGACCTAATCGCAATGATCCAGTCCATTTGGCGGCAAAAAAAGCTAATTGCCTCAGCAGCTTTGCTAGTGGGTGTTATTGCTGGTGGCTATGCATTTCTTACTACGCCAGAATACGAAGTGGGCACTGTCCTGCGCCCGGCTGCACTCAATGACCTTGATGCGTTGAATCGCTCAGAAGTCTACTCTTTGCCACCAGGGGGCGCTCTGGTACGGGTAGGTGCTGCACTGGACTCTTACGAAACCCGTCTTAATTATTTTCGCGCGAACCCTGATTTGTTCACGGCATTTGGTCGTCCCGGCCAAACACCTGAGCAAGTTTTTGCAGAGTTTAATCGCAGCTCTCTAAAGTTGGTTCAACCCGATCCTAATAAGGCTGATTTGTTGAGCTCTTTTATTGGGTTGCAAATGCGCTATCCAAAAGGGGTCAAGGGTGAAGAGATTCTTAATGGATTTGTTCAATATGCTATCGAGAACGAGCGCAAACAAATTGCCGACGACCTTAAGGTAATTATAGGTAACCGATTGGCCGAGGTAGATGCCAAGTTGGCGGCTGCGCGTGCTGCGTATGAATCAAGTAAGGATAGCAAAATTGCTGTCTTGCTGGAAAGCGATAATCTCAAGCGGGCACAATTAGTTGATGAGCTTAAAGCGCTTCGCGTGCAACTCAAGATTCAACGCGATGACCGTGTCGCTCAGCTCGATGAAGCGATTAACATCGCTCGTTCTCTGGGGTTGAAAAAGCCATCAACACCGTCTTCAATGGCCAGCGAGAGCCCATCGAACGGTAACATCATCCGGACCGAAGTTAATAACCAGCAATTTCCGCTGTATTTTATGGGGGCCGATGCGCTTGAAGCGGAACGGCGTGTGCTGCGTCAGCGTACGTCCGATGACTTCTCTGACCCACGTGTCGCACAAATTCGTAAAGAGTTGCTGCTGTTGACTACTAACCGAGAGGTTCAGGTGTTGAGGCAGCGAGAAAATGAAGATGTGTTTCTTAAAGGTATCGAATCACTGCGGGCGGAACGTATCCGGTTGATGAATATCGGTACTGATATGCAACATCTCAGTTTAGTCAATATTGATCAAAGGGCTATTGAGCCTGTCAGCCCAATCAAGCCGAATAAGGCTTTGCTCATTGCGTTAGGACTGTTTATCGGCGGATTGTTGGGAATGATGGTTGCCATTTTCCGCCATTTCGCAGTGTTGCGACGTATGCGAGAGCTCCCTGCTGCCCCTCAGGTGTTGTCTCAGGTGATTGTGAATGAGCCAAGCCAAGGTATCAAGGGGCCTGCCAGCAATGCGCTGTAA